From a region of the Mucilaginibacter auburnensis genome:
- a CDS encoding efflux RND transporter periplasmic adaptor subunit yields MKTKLISRYNMQQVKNLALMACIAAAIAGCKAKATETAKKPETTPIVKDNGAKILFPDSEYTSFFVTEKIDSNKLNAEISAPAKVAATIVPSNEGAAQNIVLFDNPDLASSYTSLLQNLVNIQQKKSVLSQKRNIIEKKKIEVDRFSDLQSHGVGTGKDVADAQVGLIGAQTDASTTQNEILNEETAIAENEARLKTGGFDPLSLRRAKAGSAYVICDIPESQISKIKEGQQCVIQFTAYPDQKVTGRIEDIADMVDASSRTVKLRIAIDNDSKKFKAGMYANVMFGVSEGDKLNISKNALVTVQGKNYVFVKQSPTVFARREINVGPQTGDRIIVYNGLHNGDAIATAGVMQLKGLSFGY; encoded by the coding sequence ATGAAAACGAAATTAATTTCAAGATATAATATGCAACAGGTAAAAAATTTAGCACTAATGGCATGTATAGCAGCCGCTATTGCAGGTTGCAAAGCCAAGGCTACCGAAACAGCAAAAAAGCCGGAAACCACGCCGATTGTAAAAGATAATGGCGCCAAAATATTATTTCCGGATAGTGAGTACACCAGTTTTTTTGTTACAGAAAAAATAGATAGCAATAAGTTAAACGCCGAGATAAGCGCACCGGCAAAGGTGGCGGCTACTATTGTGCCATCAAATGAAGGCGCAGCGCAGAACATTGTATTATTTGACAATCCGGATCTGGCATCGTCTTACACATCGCTGTTACAAAACCTGGTGAACATTCAGCAAAAGAAATCGGTGCTGTCGCAAAAGCGTAATATCATTGAAAAGAAAAAGATCGAAGTTGATCGCTTTTCTGACCTGCAATCGCACGGTGTAGGTACAGGTAAAGACGTAGCCGATGCGCAAGTAGGTTTGATAGGTGCGCAAACCGATGCTTCAACAACTCAAAATGAGATATTGAATGAAGAAACCGCAATAGCTGAAAATGAGGCAAGATTAAAAACCGGTGGTTTTGATCCTTTGTCATTACGTCGTGCTAAGGCAGGGTCGGCCTATGTTATATGCGATATCCCTGAGAGCCAGATCAGCAAGATCAAAGAGGGGCAACAATGCGTCATACAATTTACAGCTTATCCTGATCAAAAGGTAACTGGTAGGATAGAAGATATCGCAGATATGGTTGACGCTTCAAGCAGAACGGTAAAACTGCGTATAGCCATTGATAACGACAGCAAAAAGTTTAAAGCAGGTATGTATGCTAATGTGATGTTTGGTGTAAGCGAAGGTGATAAGCTTAATATCAGCAAAAATGCTTTGGTAACTGTTCAGGGCAAAAACTACGTGTTTGTGAAACAGTCGCCAACTGTATTTGCTCGCAGAGAAATAAATGTTGGTCCGCAAACCGGCGACAGGATAATAGTTTATAACGGCTTACATAACGGCGATGCTATTGCCACCGCCGGCGTAATGCAGTTAAAAGGCTTAAGCTTTGGCTACTAA
- a CDS encoding DUF190 domain-containing protein — translation MLQAQIFIDKHELIGTQLLYEFIMQLLIRQEINGATAFEGTVGYGINQRINKPNALFSFDETPMIVVFIDTEPKVKKALKALRKVWKGGLITTNAVELFIDDDDTAAHNSYL, via the coding sequence ATGCTACAGGCACAAATTTTTATTGATAAGCATGAGCTCATAGGTACGCAATTGCTCTATGAGTTCATTATGCAATTACTCATCAGGCAGGAAATTAACGGCGCTACTGCGTTTGAAGGGACGGTTGGTTACGGAATCAATCAACGCATCAACAAGCCAAACGCATTGTTTAGCTTTGACGAAACCCCTATGATAGTGGTTTTTATTGACACCGAACCTAAAGTCAAAAAAGCTCTTAAAGCACTTAGAAAAGTGTGGAAAGGCGGCCTGATCACAACCAACGCGGTTGAACTTTTTATTGACGACGACGATACCGCCGCCCACAATTCTTACTTATAA
- a CDS encoding efflux RND transporter permease subunit, translating into MIRNLLVFSLRNRWVVIAASLLLMGVGFWCFTQLKIEAYPDIADTNVIIVAQYPGRAAEEVEQQVTVPIERALQNTPNVLDRRSRTIFGLSVVQLTFKDGTDDYFARQQVMERINGAELPPGVEPELAPMTTAVGEILRYVVEAPPTYSPTQLRDLQDWVIKPALLQVPGIADVTTFGGPLKQFHILTSPERLRKYGLNIQTIIDAVNANNQNTGGGIIARGGQGFAVRGLGAIKNEQDILNIVIKSDGGAPVFIRDVASVEITPPPPSGVLGYTVNADKVNVNSGVEGIILLRRYENPSDVLKLVKDKMAEIQETSLPEGVRLKTLYDRSFLIDHSLETVAHTLMEGVSIVIILLVLFLGSVRSALVVTLTIPFSLLFAFILMRLTGIPANLLSLGAIDFGIIVDGACVMAEHLIRRYRNVTPEERKAGIVGITLAAAQEVGREIFFSVTIIILAYTPILLMTRVEGKLFSPMALTLAFAVIGSMLAALTFIPVIISFLYRKNIDDINKPMKQHKNVVLDWLENVYGKYLSGLLKHAKRTVLIGFGLITVIILFGIKLGTEFLPALDEGSIFLRGNFPAGITIQENASYAPKIRQIIAKYPPIAFVITQTGRNDDGTDPFPANRNEILVGLKDYSLWSDTISKKDLLQRIKTDLQEQLPSVQFSSGQPIIDQVMEIVTGSAADLAISVVGDDLKMMRQRAEKIAKIVNGTKGADNVNIEQEGPQEQLAININREAAARFGINVADIDNMIEAAIAGKAISVLYDGTKRYDIVVRYLPENRSSMDEIKDLQVPSAAGALIPLSQLAQINYIEGQTNIYRYNNKRMITVRTNIRGRDQGGFVKELQAKIDKQISVPKGYSIIYGGQYENLERAGKQLMFTIPLTIVIVFLFLFILYRKMSSTFITMSCILFALAGGIFALLIRGYYFNVSAGVGFVSIFGISAMSGVLLVSALNREKERMADGADMKDTVLHTSKEQLRALMSILIVAIIGLVPAATSSGIGSDVQRPLATVIIGGLTCTLLFAPVIIPPLYYWVQQRAKNNR; encoded by the coding sequence ATGATACGCAATCTTCTTGTCTTTTCGCTACGTAACCGCTGGGTGGTAATTGCAGCCAGTTTGTTACTGATGGGCGTGGGTTTCTGGTGTTTTACGCAGTTAAAAATTGAGGCGTATCCTGATATTGCCGATACCAACGTAATAATTGTTGCGCAGTACCCCGGCCGTGCGGCTGAGGAGGTTGAGCAACAGGTAACCGTGCCTATTGAGCGGGCTTTGCAAAATACGCCCAATGTTTTAGACAGACGCAGCCGTACTATTTTCGGGCTATCTGTAGTGCAGCTTACTTTTAAAGATGGTACTGACGATTATTTTGCGCGTCAGCAGGTTATGGAACGTATTAACGGTGCCGAATTGCCGCCGGGAGTTGAGCCTGAACTGGCACCTATGACTACCGCGGTAGGCGAGATATTGCGTTATGTAGTAGAGGCACCGCCAACCTACAGCCCAACGCAGCTGCGTGATTTACAGGACTGGGTAATTAAGCCAGCGCTTTTGCAGGTGCCGGGTATTGCCGATGTCACCACGTTTGGCGGTCCGTTAAAGCAATTTCATATCCTTACTTCACCTGAACGTTTGCGCAAGTACGGGCTGAATATCCAAACTATTATTGATGCCGTTAATGCCAATAACCAAAATACAGGAGGCGGTATTATAGCACGCGGTGGGCAAGGCTTTGCCGTGCGTGGCTTAGGTGCCATTAAAAATGAGCAGGACATTTTAAATATCGTTATCAAGTCTGACGGTGGCGCGCCGGTGTTCATCCGCGATGTTGCATCTGTTGAAATTACCCCACCGCCGCCAAGTGGTGTGTTAGGTTATACCGTAAACGCTGATAAGGTAAATGTAAACAGCGGTGTAGAAGGTATTATTCTTTTAAGGCGTTACGAGAACCCAAGCGATGTGTTGAAACTAGTGAAAGACAAGATGGCCGAGATACAGGAAACATCGCTGCCGGAAGGCGTTCGGTTAAAAACGTTGTATGACCGCAGTTTTCTTATCGATCATTCATTAGAGACGGTTGCTCATACCCTAATGGAGGGTGTGTCAATTGTAATTATACTGTTGGTGCTGTTTTTGGGCAGCGTGCGTAGTGCACTGGTGGTCACGCTTACCATTCCGTTCTCATTACTATTCGCCTTTATTTTAATGCGGTTGACAGGAATACCTGCTAACCTGTTATCATTAGGCGCTATAGACTTTGGCATAATTGTAGACGGGGCCTGCGTTATGGCCGAACACCTTATACGTAGGTATCGGAATGTTACGCCCGAAGAACGAAAAGCCGGTATTGTTGGTATAACGCTTGCGGCAGCACAGGAGGTTGGACGCGAGATATTCTTCTCCGTAACCATCATCATCCTTGCTTATACACCTATATTATTAATGACCAGGGTTGAAGGTAAGTTATTCTCGCCCATGGCGCTAACCCTTGCGTTTGCGGTAATTGGTTCCATGCTGGCAGCGCTTACCTTCATTCCTGTAATTATATCCTTCCTGTACCGGAAAAATATTGATGACATTAACAAGCCCATGAAGCAGCACAAAAATGTGGTGTTGGATTGGCTGGAGAATGTGTACGGTAAGTACTTGTCGGGTTTACTTAAACATGCAAAGCGTACCGTATTGATTGGTTTTGGTCTTATCACCGTTATTATTTTGTTCGGTATTAAATTAGGTACTGAATTTTTGCCGGCCCTGGATGAAGGTTCTATCTTTTTAAGAGGTAACTTCCCTGCCGGTATCACTATTCAGGAGAACGCATCATATGCGCCTAAGATCAGGCAGATCATCGCTAAATATCCGCCAATAGCCTTCGTAATTACTCAAACCGGCCGTAATGATGATGGTACCGATCCGTTCCCGGCTAATAGAAATGAGATATTAGTTGGTTTGAAAGATTACAGCCTTTGGAGCGATACTATTTCCAAAAAGGACCTGTTGCAACGCATTAAAACCGATCTGCAAGAGCAGTTGCCGTCTGTACAGTTCTCATCCGGTCAGCCTATTATTGACCAGGTAATGGAAATTGTTACCGGTAGTGCCGCCGATCTGGCCATATCTGTAGTTGGTGACGACCTGAAAATGATGCGTCAACGTGCGGAAAAAATAGCGAAGATTGTTAATGGTACCAAGGGGGCTGACAACGTTAACATTGAACAGGAAGGTCCGCAGGAGCAGCTTGCTATTAATATTAACCGGGAAGCAGCGGCCCGTTTCGGTATCAACGTGGCCGATATTGATAATATGATAGAGGCCGCCATTGCCGGTAAAGCCATATCTGTTTTATATGATGGTACCAAACGCTATGATATTGTGGTGCGCTACCTGCCGGAGAACCGGAGCAGCATGGATGAGATAAAGGACCTACAGGTGCCGTCTGCCGCAGGCGCTTTGATTCCATTAAGCCAGTTAGCGCAGATCAACTACATAGAAGGTCAAACTAACATCTATCGTTATAACAACAAACGCATGATAACCGTGCGTACTAATATTCGCGGTCGTGATCAGGGGGGCTTTGTGAAAGAATTACAGGCTAAAATTGATAAGCAGATAAGCGTACCTAAAGGCTACAGCATAATTTACGGTGGTCAGTATGAAAATTTAGAGCGCGCCGGTAAGCAGCTAATGTTCACCATACCGCTTACTATTGTCATTGTGTTCCTGTTCTTATTTATACTTTACCGCAAAATGTCGAGCACGTTCATTACCATGAGCTGTATATTGTTTGCATTGGCAGGTGGTATTTTCGCACTGTTGATCCGGGGCTACTACTTCAACGTATCTGCAGGTGTAGGCTTTGTGAGTATATTCGGTATATCAGCCATGTCGGGCGTATTGCTGGTTTCCGCCTTAAACCGGGAGAAAGAACGAATGGCTGATGGAGCAGATATGAAAGATACGGTACTACATACATCAAAAGAGCAGTTACGTGCTTTGATGAGTATTTTAATAGTGGCTATTATTGGTTTGGTGCCTGCTGCAACTTCTTCCGGAATTGGCTCAGATGTTCAAAGGCCATTAGCTACCGTTATTATAGGGGGCTTAACCTGTACTCTGCTTTTCGCACCTGTCATTATTCCGCCTTTGTATTACTGGGTGCAGCAACGCGCTAAAAACAACAGATAG
- a CDS encoding KTSC domain-containing protein → MPSAVIAAYHYYAASETLEIRYHSGKVYQYLNVPEKVFKQMRSTMVKGIWFNRHIKRKYPFKEITPGVNQNDLFTPGV, encoded by the coding sequence ATGCCGTCAGCGGTTATAGCGGCTTATCATTATTATGCGGCTAGTGAAACTTTGGAAATAAGGTATCATTCCGGCAAAGTATATCAATACCTTAATGTACCCGAAAAAGTGTTTAAGCAAATGCGCTCAACCATGGTAAAGGGAATTTGGTTTAACCGGCATATCAAACGGAAGTATCCGTTTAAAGAAATTACTCCGGGCGTAAATCAAAATGATTTGTTTACGCCCGGAGTTTAA
- a CDS encoding DUF2188 domain-containing protein gives MPWYNGDYPPSYKNQPKKIREKATEIANEILKDSGDEGIAIATGLKKAREFYKKEKH, from the coding sequence ATGCCATGGTATAACGGGGATTACCCGCCATCCTACAAAAATCAGCCTAAAAAGATCAGAGAAAAGGCAACCGAAATAGCCAATGAGATATTGAAAGACAGTGGCGACGAGGGCATAGCTATTGCCACCGGTTTGAAAAAGGCTCGTGAATTTTACAAAAAGGAGAAGCACTGA
- a CDS encoding SDR family oxidoreductase: MSEENKLSRRQMVAGLGTTLAAAAIAPVLSAQAGTGATVNNVMPLDDPTSKYPKPPFQEQTQPWPGLASKMNPRPDHGEKTYKGSGRLAGRKALITGGDSGMGRAAAIAYAREGADVAINYYPTEEPDAQEVLQLIKAAGRKAVAIPGDLRDEAFCKRLVDEAAKQLGGLDIVVNNAARQQTHESIMDISSEQFDWTMKTNVYAPFWIIKAAMPYLQPGSTIIGTASEQAYDPSANLYDYAQTKATTVNYIKSLAKQLGPKGIRVNGVAPGPIWTPLQVSGGATMEKLKQFGGDTPMGRPGQPAELASIYVQLAAADASYANGQIYGAAGGGGQP; encoded by the coding sequence ATGAGCGAAGAAAATAAATTAAGCCGGCGACAAATGGTTGCCGGCTTAGGCACAACGCTGGCCGCCGCGGCTATTGCTCCTGTGCTATCGGCGCAGGCAGGTACAGGCGCAACTGTTAATAACGTAATGCCATTAGACGACCCAACTTCTAAATATCCTAAGCCTCCTTTTCAGGAACAAACCCAGCCCTGGCCGGGTTTGGCCAGCAAAATGAATCCGAGACCGGACCATGGTGAAAAAACTTATAAAGGCTCAGGAAGGTTGGCAGGACGTAAAGCATTAATAACCGGCGGCGACTCAGGAATGGGGAGGGCTGCAGCAATTGCATACGCCCGGGAAGGTGCTGATGTGGCAATAAATTATTACCCTACCGAAGAACCTGATGCGCAGGAAGTGCTGCAATTGATAAAAGCGGCAGGACGTAAAGCGGTTGCTATTCCAGGCGATCTGCGTGATGAAGCGTTCTGTAAACGATTGGTTGACGAGGCAGCCAAGCAATTAGGCGGGCTGGATATAGTTGTGAATAATGCAGCAAGGCAACAAACTCATGAGTCAATAATGGACATTTCGAGTGAGCAGTTTGACTGGACCATGAAAACCAACGTTTACGCCCCTTTCTGGATAATAAAAGCCGCCATGCCTTATTTGCAGCCGGGCTCAACCATTATTGGTACTGCATCAGAGCAAGCTTATGACCCATCTGCTAATTTATATGACTATGCACAAACTAAAGCTACTACGGTAAATTACATTAAATCGTTGGCTAAGCAGTTAGGACCAAAAGGTATCCGCGTTAATGGCGTAGCACCCGGTCCTATCTGGACACCGCTGCAAGTTAGCGGTGGCGCAACCATGGAAAAACTTAAACAATTTGGTGGTGATACGCCAATGGGCAGACCCGGACAGCCAGCTGAATTAGCATCCATTTATGTGCAATTAGCAGCTGCGGATGCCAGCTACGCTAACGGACAAATTTACGGTGCAGCAGGAGGTGGCGGTCAGCCATAA
- a CDS encoding SDR family NAD(P)-dependent oxidoreductase, producing MENQGKTALITGGTSGIGKELAKLFAQDGYNLIIVARNQQELDSTSAELSAMGVKVSTIAKDLSIMDEAKALCTEITQQVDVLVNDAAQGLYGLFKDNDLERELDMIHLNICSTVILTKHFVNQMLTRGEGKVLNLASIASKVPGPWQAVYHGTKAFVYSFTLAVREEMKDSGITFTALLPGATDTDFFNKAGMNESRIVQDKDSLSDPVDVAKDGYEALMAGEDYVISGFKNKAMITGANLMPDSAVAHMMNEQQKPVEQDQH from the coding sequence ATGGAAAATCAAGGAAAAACAGCGCTAATTACCGGTGGAACCAGCGGTATAGGCAAAGAATTAGCAAAGTTATTTGCGCAGGATGGGTATAATCTCATCATTGTTGCACGTAATCAACAGGAATTAGACAGCACATCAGCAGAGCTTAGTGCAATGGGCGTTAAAGTATCTACCATTGCCAAAGACCTTTCAATTATGGACGAGGCCAAAGCTTTATGTACCGAAATAACACAACAAGTTGATGTATTAGTGAACGATGCCGCGCAAGGTTTGTACGGCCTGTTTAAAGACAATGACCTTGAGCGTGAATTGGACATGATTCACCTCAACATTTGCTCTACAGTAATATTAACCAAGCACTTTGTTAACCAGATGCTTACACGCGGCGAAGGTAAAGTGCTTAACCTGGCGTCCATAGCTAGTAAGGTGCCCGGGCCATGGCAAGCAGTTTATCATGGCACTAAGGCTTTTGTATATTCTTTCACCTTAGCTGTACGCGAGGAAATGAAAGACAGTGGCATAACATTCACAGCCTTATTGCCGGGCGCTACGGATACCGATTTCTTTAATAAAGCCGGCATGAACGAAAGCAGGATAGTACAGGACAAAGATTCGCTATCAGACCCTGTTGATGTTGCTAAAGATGGTTACGAAGCCTTAATGGCGGGAGAAGACTACGTAATATCAGGCTTTAAAAATAAAGCGATGATCACCGGAGCCAACCTGATGCCGGATAGTGCAGTGGCCCATATGATGAATGAACAACAAAAACCAGTAGAACAGGATCAACATTAA
- a CDS encoding zinc-dependent alcohol dehydrogenase: MKAAVFHKPGDIRYDTMPDPRIELATDVILKVTSTAICGSDLHILSGGVPQPEPMIMGHEFMGIVEEVGAEVKNLKKGDRVVVPFPIACGSCFFCTHGASPACEHSNYEHYGPNGDLTDQKGAALFGYTDLYGGYSGGQAEYVRVPYADISPRIVPDNMSDEQVLFLTDIFPTGWSAIDWAQLKGGEVVAIFGSGPVGLMAQKAAWLNGASRVIAIDPLEYRLEKAKAVNKVDTLNPDKVDVVEAIRAMTNGRGADVCVDAVGFEPKRGVFDKIKSAVNFEVGSMKVLDLCFKAVRRMGTVSIVGVYGSPYDNFPLHRLFDKGITLKMGQAPVLNYIDHLIDLVKEDKVVLDDIITHSLPLSQVAHGYKIFDEKEEDCVKVVLKPGE; this comes from the coding sequence ATGAAAGCAGCCGTATTTCACAAACCAGGCGATATCCGTTATGATACCATGCCCGACCCACGCATTGAACTGGCAACCGATGTAATATTGAAGGTAACATCAACTGCCATTTGCGGATCTGACCTGCACATTCTAAGCGGTGGTGTACCACAGCCCGAACCCATGATAATGGGCCATGAGTTTATGGGCATTGTAGAAGAAGTTGGCGCAGAAGTGAAGAACCTTAAAAAAGGCGACCGTGTAGTTGTACCCTTCCCTATTGCCTGTGGCAGCTGCTTTTTTTGTACCCATGGCGCATCACCAGCATGCGAACATTCCAACTACGAGCATTATGGCCCTAACGGTGATCTGACCGATCAGAAAGGTGCGGCATTATTTGGTTATACCGATCTGTACGGTGGCTACTCAGGCGGACAGGCTGAATATGTGAGAGTGCCCTACGCAGATATTAGTCCGCGGATAGTGCCGGACAATATGAGCGATGAGCAGGTACTTTTTCTTACCGATATATTTCCTACTGGCTGGTCGGCTATTGATTGGGCACAGCTAAAGGGAGGTGAAGTAGTGGCTATTTTTGGTTCGGGCCCGGTTGGTTTAATGGCTCAAAAAGCGGCATGGCTCAATGGAGCAAGCCGTGTAATAGCTATTGATCCATTGGAATACAGATTGGAGAAAGCCAAAGCCGTAAACAAGGTAGATACCTTGAATCCTGATAAAGTTGATGTAGTTGAAGCCATCCGTGCAATGACCAATGGCCGCGGTGCCGACGTTTGTGTGGATGCCGTTGGCTTTGAACCTAAACGCGGGGTTTTCGATAAAATAAAGTCTGCTGTAAACTTTGAAGTGGGCAGCATGAAGGTTCTTGACCTCTGCTTTAAAGCGGTACGCCGTATGGGTACAGTATCAATAGTAGGGGTTTATGGCTCACCTTATGACAACTTCCCATTGCACAGGCTATTTGACAAAGGCATCACACTTAAAATGGGACAGGCACCTGTATTGAATTACATCGATCATTTAATTGATCTGGTAAAAGAGGATAAGGTGGTTTTAGATGATATCATTACGCATAGTTTACCACTTAGCCAGGTAGCCCACGGCTACAAAATATTTGATGAAAAAGAAGAGGACTGTGTAAAAGTGGTGCTCAAACCCGGAGAATAA
- a CDS encoding PAS domain-containing sensor histidine kinase translates to MLFADEESLYTTISSAPVGICILNADTLVAELVNDKFIAVAGKSSEAIIGNFYWDIFPEARGRYEDAMQGVVKNGEPFHANEVERAIERNGSKQKIYINLVYSPIKNKDGRVIKLAIWALEKTEDVIERKKEEASKLNFQQERDGLKSVFMQALAGICILQGPQLIYEMVNPAYQEILPGRNLAGRSIFEALPELVGTPVQTALLSVYKTGETFKMNEMLIPVAEYEGGPTRERYFNFSFQARRDHDGNIDGIVNFVFDVTELIKAQHKLREATEQADRQKRIYETITAGTPDLMYVWDLDYKFTYVNHALLKMWGKTWEQAIGRGFRDHGYEEWHATMHERETDRIVATKQPLRGEVAFPHAEFGKRIYDYILIPVLNEHGEVEAIAGTTRDVTERKIMEDELAKSSEELQAINEEMVATNEEQAASNEELLAANNQLALVNKELLDARKKIEESEVALRLAIEAADSGTYSINIRTMEFYASPRLKELYGFKSDEEPSLQALINQIREEYRQMANDMVEAAIIRGKRFDLTFPVTGFHDGKQRWLRSIGTYQQAGENSEAYFAGITNDVTEQKEDEQRKNDFIGMVSHELKTPLTSLTAIVQVANTKLKNSEDPFLAGAMGKANQQVKRMATMINGFLNVSRLESAKLLIDKKEFDLHDLVEEVVKEIAFTASTHTIKYNLCDHIMINADADKIGSVLTNLISNAIKYSPKGKDVEIKCGIENNKAVVSVTDEGIGLSPEDQAKVFDRYFRVESNNTRHISGFGIGLYLSAEIIRRHDGEIGVKSESGHGSTFYFSLPLV, encoded by the coding sequence ATGTTGTTTGCCGACGAAGAAAGCCTCTATACAACCATCTCATCAGCGCCTGTTGGCATTTGTATACTCAATGCAGATACTTTAGTTGCCGAACTGGTAAATGATAAATTTATAGCGGTGGCAGGGAAATCTTCCGAGGCAATTATTGGAAATTTTTATTGGGACATCTTTCCTGAAGCAAGAGGCAGGTACGAAGACGCCATGCAAGGTGTGGTAAAAAACGGGGAACCTTTTCATGCTAATGAAGTAGAGCGTGCCATAGAGAGAAATGGCAGTAAGCAAAAAATTTATATCAATCTGGTTTATTCTCCTATAAAAAATAAAGATGGGCGGGTTATTAAACTTGCCATATGGGCTTTGGAAAAAACAGAAGATGTTATAGAGCGCAAAAAAGAAGAGGCATCTAAACTAAATTTTCAGCAGGAGCGCGACGGTTTAAAAAGTGTGTTCATGCAAGCGTTGGCAGGCATATGCATTTTGCAGGGACCGCAGCTAATTTATGAAATGGTTAACCCCGCCTATCAGGAAATACTGCCGGGCCGTAACTTAGCAGGTCGCTCTATTTTTGAAGCCTTGCCTGAATTGGTAGGAACGCCTGTTCAGACCGCACTACTAAGTGTCTATAAAACCGGAGAAACTTTCAAAATGAATGAAATGCTGATTCCGGTAGCTGAATATGAAGGCGGCCCTACCCGCGAAAGGTATTTTAATTTCAGCTTTCAGGCCCGGCGTGATCACGACGGAAATATTGACGGCATAGTCAATTTTGTTTTTGACGTAACAGAACTGATAAAAGCACAACACAAACTGCGTGAAGCAACCGAACAAGCTGATCGCCAGAAAAGGATCTATGAAACGATAACTGCGGGTACGCCCGACCTTATGTACGTTTGGGACCTGGATTACAAATTTACCTATGTTAACCATGCCTTGTTAAAAATGTGGGGAAAAACATGGGAGCAGGCAATAGGCAGAGGTTTCCGCGATCATGGTTACGAGGAATGGCATGCCACCATGCACGAGCGCGAAACTGATAGAATAGTTGCTACAAAACAGCCTTTACGTGGTGAAGTTGCATTTCCGCACGCCGAATTTGGTAAACGCATTTACGACTATATACTTATACCTGTACTAAATGAGCATGGCGAGGTTGAAGCCATTGCCGGCACCACTCGTGATGTAACCGAACGCAAAATAATGGAGGATGAGTTGGCTAAAAGTTCGGAGGAATTGCAGGCTATTAATGAAGAAATGGTTGCTACTAATGAAGAGCAGGCCGCTTCAAACGAAGAATTACTTGCAGCTAATAACCAGTTGGCACTGGTTAATAAGGAACTTTTAGATGCCCGTAAAAAAATTGAAGAAAGTGAAGTTGCCCTGCGGTTAGCCATTGAAGCCGCAGATTCAGGCACCTATTCCATCAATATAAGAACCATGGAGTTTTACGCTTCGCCGCGTTTAAAAGAACTTTATGGCTTTAAAAGCGACGAAGAGCCGTCTCTACAGGCCTTGATAAATCAGATCAGGGAGGAATACCGGCAAATGGCTAATGACATGGTTGAAGCTGCCATAATAAGGGGCAAACGCTTTGATCTTACCTTCCCGGTTACCGGTTTCCATGATGGCAAACAGCGTTGGCTACGTTCTATAGGCACGTATCAGCAAGCCGGAGAAAATTCGGAAGCATATTTTGCAGGTATAACTAATGATGTTACTGAGCAAAAGGAAGACGAACAACGTAAAAACGATTTCATTGGCATGGTGAGCCATGAGTTGAAAACACCACTCACCTCGCTCACGGCTATTGTTCAGGTGGCCAACACCAAGTTAAAAAATAGTGAAGACCCGTTTTTGGCAGGCGCTATGGGTAAAGCTAATCAGCAGGTGAAAAGAATGGCAACTATGATCAACGGCTTTTTAAATGTATCAAGGCTTGAATCGGCAAAACTTTTAATAGATAAAAAAGAATTTGACCTGCATGACCTTGTAGAAGAAGTTGTAAAAGAGATAGCTTTTACAGCGTCAACCCATACCATAAAATATAATCTGTGCGATCATATTATGATCAATGCAGATGCCGATAAAATAGGTTCAGTGCTTACTAACCTCATCAGCAATGCCATTAAATACTCGCCAAAGGGCAAAGATGTAGAAATTAAATGTGGCATCGAAAATAACAAAGCAGTGGTAAGCGTAACAGATGAAGGTATAGGCTTATCACCCGAAGACCAGGCAAAAGTTTTTGACCGCTATTTCAGGGTGGAGAGTAACAACACCCGTCATATTTCCGGCTTTGGCATTGGTTTGTATCTAAGTGCCGAGATCATTCGCCGCCACGATGGCGAAATTGGGGTGAAGAGCGAAAGCGGGCATGGCTCAACATTCTACTTCAGCCTACCACTGGTTTAA